Within the Apus apus isolate bApuApu2 chromosome 8, bApuApu2.pri.cur, whole genome shotgun sequence genome, the region AGGTGGGCTGCACAGGAATGACCAGAAAAAACTGGGAAATAGGTTTAAGGCAGGATCTGGTAGATCTTTGTCTGGGGTGAATTGTGGTAATTTTGCCTCCCACCACGATTTGCCATGTGGGCTGTAGatgctgctccctcccttccccaagGATAGGCTGGAAGAGATGCAGGGCTGTGAGGATCTGAGGGCAGAGCAGAATGAGACAGGCCTTTATGCAGCAGCGTGCAAAGCAGGTGGGTAAGGatgggggtgaggagggggtgggtggtggcagtggctgcCTGCAGCAAGAGGGAGATTGAGATCAATCATCAGCCCAAGTCATTCTCTGCAAAGGCCCAGGAGGTCAGTGACGTTTTTACCAGCACTTTGGTTTTGATTAGAAAAGACAGTGCAATTACAGCACCTGTTTCACAAGATCAGCCTCCACTGCTGGGGGCTCCACAGCAGGCACTGAGGGGATCACAGCTTGTTGCTTGGCTGGCTGAGGCAGGACACCCAGTCTTTGAGGGGAGGGCTACCCAGAGCTACCAGCTTTTTCAGCAGGGCACTGGGCTGTAGCTCAGGAACATCAGGGTGGGCCACAGAGTATTTCTGCAGTTTAGCTAGAACACGAGGGAGCCCAACGGTGGAGGCATAGAACATGGGCCCCCCCTTGTGCCTTGGCCACCCGTAGCCATTGATATAAATGACATCCAGGTGTTCTGGGCCAGATGCTATTCCCTCAGCCAGGATCTTAAACCCTTCGTTGATGAGGGGAAACAAACAGCGCTCCAGGATCTCCTCCTGGTCTATAGAGCGGGTCTTGATGCGATGGGTGTCCCTGTACTGGGCCAGGAAGTTGTGGAGCCATGGATCTGGCTTGGCTGTCCTGCCCCCAGCCTTCTCATACTGGTACCAGCCTCTCCCAGTTTTCTGGCCAAACCTGCCCTGCTCACAGAGGAGGTCGGGCAGGGGGCTGTAGCGCTGGCCGTGCCGCTGGCGGGCGGGTGTTCCTGCAGGCAGCGAGGGGCCCGTGAGGCCCTGGCCCTTTCGAGACCTCCAGCCCacatccagccctgccaggtCAGACATTCTGAAAGGTCCTATCTTAAACCCGAAATCTTCAAGCACCTGATCTACAGCTTCTGGTCTGCTTCCTTCCTCTAAAAGGAAGACTGCCTGTTGAACGTACGGAAACATCATTCGGTtcccaacaaacccaaaacaattcCCTACCACCACTCCAACTTTCTTCAGGGCTTTGGCTAGCTGCATAGCAGTGGCAATGGCCACGGGGGATGTGTGGTGGCCATAGATTATTTCTACTAGCCTCATCACATGAGCAGGGGAGAAGAAGTGTGTGCCAATGACCTGCTGTGggtggctggtggcagcagctatCTCATCGATGTTCAGGGCTGATGTGTTTGTACACAGAAAGGCCCCTGGCTTGCAGATTTTTGATAGCTTCTGGAATATTTCCTTCTTTAGTGCCATGTTCTCAAACACAGCCTCAATAACTAGATCTACATCCCACAACACATCAAAGTCCACAGTGAACTGGAGACGTGCAGGGTCATGGAAACCCAGGGTTTGGGTGCCCTGCTCCATTTTCATAGCCTCACGTTCCAAAAGGAGCATCACAGCTTTTCTTCCGGTGTTCAGATACTCCAGATTCTGCTCCAGGGCTACCACGGGTATGTTGGCTTTAACCAGTGAAGTCACAATGCCTCGGCCCATtgttcccagccctggggataAAATTGAGACAGAATCAGAGACTAGGAATAGAAAATGTTACAATTAATCACTCGACAGCAGCACTTCCCCGTATCTCCAGGGTAGAGTGGGAGCCTGTGCAAAATGAGCAGTGCACAGGGAGACAAAAAGAACTGAGgactgaggaaaaggaaggtgaaTTCTCCCATTCAGTGAGTCTAAatgtctgaaaagcagaagcataATGGCAAGTTAATGTCCTCACAAGCTTCCAAAATACCAGTGGGACTCACTCCAATGTGTGCAGACTGTGTGATTCATGTCTTCTCCCTGCAACGTTTTATACCTGTGGAAACCAGCATCATTTAATGAGTTAGAACCTGGGGATCAAAGACAGGAGAGCTGAGTTTCAGCTTCAGCCCTCTTAACAACTTCCAGCAGGTAGTTTCATGAGCAAGCTCCAGGCTGGGAATATCAGTGCCCCTCTGTTCCGCTGAGATGGTCCTTTATGGGCGCTCACAGAGGAATATCCGTGCAAGCAAACAACTGCACCTGGACATTTTCACACCAGCAAAGCTCAGAC harbors:
- the EHHADH gene encoding peroxisomal bifunctional enzyme isoform X2 — protein: MIYGENGKFSAGADIRGFSSVRGHGLGLGHLVSLIEQSKKPVVAAIEGVALGGGLEVALGCHYRVAHVKARLGLPEVTIGLLPGGEGTQRLPRLIGVPAALDLITTGRHIPATEALKLGLVDEVVEENTVEAAICLANRVIDQPLGPRRLSLKPVPKLPNMEAFLNGAFAKLKKQARGFLAPELCLQAVRAATQLPFAQGVRRERELFAVLLSSGQARALQYAFFAERAVQKWTTPRGASWRSAAPQPIRKAAVIGLGTMGRGIVTSLVKANIPVVALEQNLEYLNTGRKAVMLLLEREAMKMEQGTQTLGFHDPARLQFTVDFDVLWDVDLVIEAVFENMALKKEIFQKLSKICKPGAFLCTNTSALNIDEIAAATSHPQQVIGTHFFSPAHVMRLVEIIYGHHTSPVAIATAMQLAKALKKVGVVVGNCFGFVGNRMMFPYVQQAVFLLEEGSRPEAVDQVLEDFGFKIGPFRMSDLAGLDVGWRSRKGQGLTGPSLPAGTPARQRHGQRYSPLPDLLCEQGRFGQKTGRGWYQYEKAGGRTAKPDPWLHNFLAQYRDTHRIKTRSIDQEEILERCLFPLINEGFKILAEGIASGPEHLDVIYINGYGWPRHKGGPMFYASTVGLPRVLAKLQKYSVAHPDVPELQPSALLKKLVALGSPPLKDWVSCLSQPSNKL
- the EHHADH gene encoding peroxisomal bifunctional enzyme isoform X1, with amino-acid sequence MARDARGSAAVALIRLHNPPVNALSLTVLQALEDGLKRADADPSVKAVMIYGENGKFSAGADIRGFSSVRGHGLGLGHLVSLIEQSKKPVVAAIEGVALGGGLEVALGCHYRVAHVKARLGLPEVTIGLLPGGEGTQRLPRLIGVPAALDLITTGRHIPATEALKLGLVDEVVEENTVEAAICLANRVIDQPLGPRRLSLKPVPKLPNMEAFLNGAFAKLKKQARGFLAPELCLQAVRAATQLPFAQGVRRERELFAVLLSSGQARALQYAFFAERAVQKWTTPRGASWRSAAPQPIRKAAVIGLGTMGRGIVTSLVKANIPVVALEQNLEYLNTGRKAVMLLLEREAMKMEQGTQTLGFHDPARLQFTVDFDVLWDVDLVIEAVFENMALKKEIFQKLSKICKPGAFLCTNTSALNIDEIAAATSHPQQVIGTHFFSPAHVMRLVEIIYGHHTSPVAIATAMQLAKALKKVGVVVGNCFGFVGNRMMFPYVQQAVFLLEEGSRPEAVDQVLEDFGFKIGPFRMSDLAGLDVGWRSRKGQGLTGPSLPAGTPARQRHGQRYSPLPDLLCEQGRFGQKTGRGWYQYEKAGGRTAKPDPWLHNFLAQYRDTHRIKTRSIDQEEILERCLFPLINEGFKILAEGIASGPEHLDVIYINGYGWPRHKGGPMFYASTVGLPRVLAKLQKYSVAHPDVPELQPSALLKKLVALGSPPLKDWVSCLSQPSNKL